A region from the Flavobacterium enshiense genome encodes:
- a CDS encoding DUF262 domain-containing protein — protein sequence MEAKTTIGEILNGRNKIVVPSYQRAYAWEIPKENRNRATQIDVFIQDLEAYLKSNPTSPYYFGHFLFEKKGDYVFNIIDGQQRLTTIVIFLSVIFKTIKEKRDWSEDEEFLYETMIKRKSTIHFETVDYDNLLFKDYVVTQEKKDTNGIETESGKRIVEAFDYFISLLKDKSEEYCTRMLKAVTTAVCTTHEVTDESEAIQMFIFQNNRGKKPTNLEIIKAQFMYQVHLYGDDEKEAIIKDIKERFEKIYKSISSIEYKISEDDVLTYTLRVHFNSLWETNAVTKINEELAKNNGIEFVKEFTKSLAISFEHLTRFFGKDERENFAIHSLITLGGIGIAVPFVLKAYRFGLATNTIGELCQNFETIVLRNRLIGTRADITSRLNGVYNEFTQNNPNVAPIISRINYLRKTQDGWWDYWNNIELEKAIQGKLNHSTAKFILWKYENTLEAEGKSGYSTSRFDTIENPELEHMAPTTEPELKPHGYGIYDEEFINQYLNCLGNYLLLSKSHNCSISNNPLKEKLDSYNHLYQQREIKNFITESELWDKEAISKRKTKIVEFVMDNF from the coding sequence ATGGAAGCAAAAACAACAATAGGTGAAATCCTTAATGGTAGAAATAAAATAGTAGTTCCCAGTTACCAAAGAGCCTATGCTTGGGAAATACCAAAAGAAAATAGAAACAGAGCTACACAAATTGATGTTTTTATTCAGGATTTAGAAGCGTATTTAAAAAGTAACCCAACATCGCCTTATTACTTTGGACACTTCTTATTTGAAAAAAAAGGAGACTATGTATTTAATATAATTGATGGGCAACAAAGATTAACTACAATTGTAATATTTCTTTCAGTAATATTTAAAACAATTAAGGAAAAACGAGATTGGTCAGAAGATGAGGAATTTCTTTATGAAACAATGATCAAAAGGAAAAGTACCATTCATTTTGAAACCGTTGATTACGATAACTTACTTTTCAAAGATTATGTAGTCACTCAAGAAAAAAAAGATACAAACGGCATAGAAACCGAATCGGGTAAACGTATCGTAGAGGCTTTTGATTATTTTATTAGTCTGTTAAAAGATAAAAGTGAAGAATATTGTACCCGAATGTTAAAAGCGGTTACAACCGCTGTTTGTACTACTCATGAAGTAACTGATGAATCAGAGGCAATTCAAATGTTCATCTTTCAAAACAACAGAGGAAAAAAACCAACCAATCTGGAAATCATCAAAGCCCAATTCATGTACCAGGTTCATCTTTATGGTGACGATGAAAAGGAAGCTATTATTAAAGATATTAAAGAGAGATTTGAAAAAATATACAAGTCTATATCTTCAATTGAATATAAAATTAGCGAAGATGACGTATTGACTTATACATTAAGAGTACATTTCAATTCCTTGTGGGAAACCAATGCTGTAACAAAAATTAACGAAGAACTGGCCAAAAATAATGGTATTGAATTTGTCAAAGAATTTACTAAAAGTTTAGCTATCAGTTTCGAACACCTCACACGCTTTTTCGGGAAAGACGAAAGAGAAAATTTTGCAATTCATTCTTTAATTACTTTAGGAGGAATTGGTATAGCTGTTCCTTTCGTATTAAAAGCGTATAGATTTGGATTAGCTACAAATACTATCGGTGAACTTTGTCAAAACTTTGAAACTATTGTATTACGAAACCGATTGATTGGCACAAGAGCCGATATTACTTCTCGTTTAAATGGAGTGTATAATGAGTTTACACAAAACAACCCCAACGTCGCACCAATAATTAGCCGTATTAATTATCTTCGAAAGACACAAGACGGCTGGTGGGATTATTGGAACAATATAGAATTAGAGAAAGCCATTCAAGGTAAATTAAATCATAGCACTGCAAAATTCATTTTATGGAAATATGAAAATACTTTAGAAGCTGAAGGAAAATCGGGTTATTCAACGTCTCGTTTTGATACAATAGAAAATCCAGAACTAGAACACATGGCACCTACTACAGAACCGGAATTGAAACCTCATGGATATGGAATATATGATGAAGAGTTCATAAACCAATATTTGAATTGTTTAGGAAACTATCTATTACTTTCTAAGTCACATAATTGCAGCATAAGCAACAATCCTTTGAAAGAGAAATTAGACTCCTATAATCATTTGTACCAACAAAGAGAAATCAAAAACTTTATAACAGAATCTGAACTTTGGGACAAGGAAGCTATTTCAAAGAGAAAAACAAAAATTGTAGAATTTGTGATGGATAATTTTTAA
- a CDS encoding cold shock domain-containing protein, whose amino-acid sequence MQSLGLIKWFDNDKGFGVIGTIDGNEVFIHSSQFINKPEKVLKAKAVFFDIAEDKKGKKAINVADPETYEHFKYIMSINENDPKVSLELTFKGKSRWGKEYIRKEYRDSSIFNYAIFQLLRYKDPETVKAFFINDFDECNFDSVETTKKRFQITRDVINKLEFKTVNADNSINEVSGVKSSEIIIEIFKHYLSKTDEKYLFDIWRQSYHHPIIQSNTLLHNKYAKEYDFPDAIFLDNYKSIDCYLLEKIFTAHEREDICFNIISKKIKDYNEVIESEYSDIKSCMSVLFETNIYNELSDLLFKKNIANFLRDKTKLNDSDYFNRFLSFLNRNSIGTQKMQAIKIINENLDDEMLFKYWQEFNYFIPSNDFIYKHLDKLSRNDFINAPSEFHNDYFLAKYNELNFDNSLRSFCDLFFLALETPGSQIQQVEDKLALKYRVVISLYNSYFDKNNNYGYTNDQDKFKINFSKDNFIEYLSQIEDLNEILQLVKIINEINVAYKYHKPSQTEVNGAYAFSQEDKIKIINEISNKLDYSLEISVLDVLKHNLKGHDQTKKVKIVKGFIPKFLNPDDDENFKELVKLHVYFDDNSKEKNEFLYYLQGLVSNPKKVSLWFNDSVNEIELDLAIDYLKECPDDNQFKILQKIFSSIHLNKKLITAELFTRFENLANNPSLNLDVRIALYVVNTLKVHKQFINDKTIFELVSQRLNENVDELIKIDKLLDKCSGRTWKAYSYNADDKEEWFININGHEFAVNDNLISIEGKNYSLNKENKSICINGVYYNFKWAKKRNVFHTENYGVPDGLTFCDAIKSQFDEDLETNFYWCCNSKCYSPCQKDYNPFQWKKYTLRDFIKILRIEFDNDLYYRFVAVINRVNRLLEKLKCNSCNKLTRDATTSEFAFYRVNTFHCTDSTCSEYHKTVYLTHCLNWRCLNIIDSRISKVCPNGWYICDKCDNCCSQDKIDMRYQNLLTNKAFNPNNPRHQKLKFQVDNKLGHLEKNEKYDFRTGERK is encoded by the coding sequence ATGCAAAGCTTAGGACTTATAAAATGGTTTGATAACGACAAAGGATTTGGAGTAATCGGAACGATTGATGGTAATGAAGTATTTATTCATTCTAGTCAATTCATCAATAAACCGGAAAAAGTACTAAAAGCAAAAGCTGTTTTTTTTGACATTGCGGAAGACAAAAAAGGGAAAAAAGCAATCAATGTTGCAGACCCGGAAACCTATGAGCATTTTAAATACATAATGTCAATAAATGAAAATGACCCTAAAGTAAGTTTAGAATTGACCTTTAAAGGGAAAAGCAGATGGGGAAAGGAATACATTCGTAAAGAATATAGGGATAGTAGTATTTTTAATTATGCAATCTTTCAGTTGTTACGTTATAAAGACCCTGAAACTGTCAAAGCCTTTTTTATCAATGATTTTGACGAATGCAATTTTGATTCCGTAGAAACGACCAAAAAAAGGTTCCAAATCACAAGAGATGTAATCAACAAACTAGAATTTAAAACCGTAAATGCAGATAATAGTATTAATGAAGTTTCCGGTGTAAAATCTAGTGAGATTATAATCGAAATTTTCAAACATTATCTTTCCAAAACAGATGAAAAATATTTATTTGACATTTGGAGACAAAGCTATCATCATCCAATAATTCAGAGTAATACTTTACTTCACAATAAATACGCAAAAGAGTATGATTTTCCGGATGCCATTTTCTTGGATAATTATAAAAGTATTGATTGTTATTTGCTTGAAAAAATATTTACAGCTCATGAGAGAGAGGATATTTGCTTCAATATTATTTCAAAGAAAATAAAAGATTATAATGAAGTAATTGAAAGTGAATACTCGGATATTAAATCATGTATGTCTGTATTGTTCGAAACAAATATTTACAATGAACTTAGTGATTTGTTGTTCAAAAAAAATATAGCCAATTTTTTAAGGGATAAGACAAAATTAAATGACAGCGATTACTTCAATAGATTTTTGAGTTTCTTGAACAGGAATTCCATTGGAACCCAAAAAATGCAAGCCATTAAAATAATCAATGAGAATTTAGATGATGAAATGCTTTTCAAGTATTGGCAAGAATTCAATTACTTTATTCCTTCAAATGATTTTATTTATAAACATTTAGATAAGTTATCTCGTAACGATTTCATAAACGCACCATCAGAATTTCACAATGACTATTTTTTAGCCAAATACAATGAGTTAAACTTTGATAATTCATTAAGGTCATTTTGCGATTTATTTTTTTTGGCGCTAGAAACACCCGGCTCCCAAATACAACAAGTCGAAGATAAATTAGCACTAAAATACAGAGTCGTAATTTCGCTCTACAATTCCTATTTTGATAAAAACAATAATTATGGTTATACAAATGACCAAGACAAATTTAAAATCAATTTTTCAAAAGATAATTTTATCGAATATCTGTCCCAAATAGAAGATTTAAATGAAATACTGCAACTTGTCAAAATAATAAATGAAATCAATGTCGCCTATAAATACCATAAGCCTAGCCAAACAGAAGTAAATGGGGCATATGCATTTAGCCAAGAAGATAAAATAAAAATCATTAATGAAATAAGTAACAAGCTAGACTATAGCCTTGAAATAAGTGTTTTAGATGTTTTGAAACATAATTTAAAAGGGCATGACCAAACAAAAAAGGTCAAGATTGTAAAAGGTTTTATACCCAAATTTCTTAATCCTGATGATGATGAGAATTTTAAAGAGCTAGTAAAACTTCATGTGTATTTTGATGATAACTCCAAGGAAAAAAATGAGTTCCTTTATTACTTACAGGGCTTGGTTTCAAATCCAAAGAAAGTTAGTTTATGGTTTAATGATTCAGTTAATGAGATTGAACTTGACTTGGCAATTGATTATTTAAAAGAGTGTCCGGACGATAATCAATTTAAAATTTTACAAAAAATATTTTCATCTATTCACTTAAATAAAAAGCTGATTACTGCAGAATTATTCACACGCTTCGAAAATTTAGCAAATAATCCATCTTTGAACCTTGATGTGAGGATAGCGCTGTATGTGGTGAATACCTTAAAAGTACACAAACAATTCATTAATGATAAAACCATATTTGAATTAGTAAGTCAACGACTGAATGAGAATGTTGATGAGCTTATAAAAATTGATAAATTATTAGATAAATGCAGTGGAAGAACATGGAAAGCATATAGTTATAATGCGGATGATAAAGAAGAATGGTTTATTAATATAAACGGGCATGAATTTGCGGTTAATGATAATTTGATAAGTATTGAGGGGAAAAATTACTCTTTAAATAAAGAAAATAAATCAATTTGTATTAATGGTGTTTATTATAATTTCAAATGGGCTAAAAAAAGAAATGTTTTTCATACCGAAAATTACGGTGTTCCTGATGGTCTGACATTTTGTGATGCTATAAAATCCCAATTTGATGAAGACTTAGAAACCAATTTTTATTGGTGTTGCAATAGTAAATGCTATAGTCCGTGTCAAAAAGATTATAACCCATTCCAATGGAAAAAATATACTTTAAGGGATTTCATCAAAATTTTAAGAATTGAGTTTGATAATGATCTATATTATCGATTTGTTGCTGTCATTAATAGAGTTAACAGATTGTTGGAAAAATTAAAATGCAATTCATGCAATAAATTAACGCGTGATGCAACGACTTCTGAATTTGCTTTTTATAGAGTGAATACATTTCACTGTACAGATTCCACTTGTAGTGAGTATCATAAAACTGTCTACTTAACACATTGTCTAAACTGGAGATGTCTTAATATAATTGACTCTAGAATATCTAAAGTTTGCCCAAATGGTTGGTATATCTGTGATAAATGTGATAATTGCTGCTCCCAGGATAAAATTGACATGAGATATCAAAATCTTCTAACAAATAAGGCTTTTAATCCAAATAACCCGAGACATCAAAAACTGAAATTTCAGGTAGATAACAAATTGGGGCATCTCGAAAAAAATGAAAAATATGACTTTAGAACTGGTGAGAGAAAATAA